One genomic region from Streptomyces sp. NBC_01304 encodes:
- a CDS encoding FadR/GntR family transcriptional regulator has product MARDIQERIKKLIIDQRLPSGASLPTEPELMELLGVSRNSVREALKALQAMGIVEIRHGFGTYVGPMSMAPMIEGLTFRTVAGHYRGEDSLLQLLELREAVETGLIARLAGLVPAEDLAELDALVGRMDAEAAEGAVRAETDRAFHATLYRGLGNQLLGEVLEAFWDAFHRVRTDLVDVPQDPKVTCRQHREILDAVRSGDTLRAEQAIREHFGNIRTRLGSPAPTAVPNRVYDR; this is encoded by the coding sequence ATGGCGCGCGACATACAGGAGCGGATCAAGAAGCTCATCATCGACCAGCGGCTGCCGTCGGGCGCCTCCCTCCCCACCGAGCCCGAACTGATGGAGCTCCTCGGGGTGAGCCGGAACTCCGTGCGCGAGGCGCTCAAGGCGCTGCAGGCGATGGGCATCGTCGAGATCCGGCACGGGTTCGGGACGTACGTCGGGCCGATGTCGATGGCGCCGATGATCGAGGGCCTCACCTTCCGCACGGTCGCCGGGCACTACCGCGGCGAGGACAGCCTGCTGCAACTCCTGGAGCTGCGCGAGGCCGTGGAGACCGGTCTCATCGCCCGGCTCGCGGGGCTCGTACCGGCCGAGGACCTGGCGGAGCTCGACGCGCTGGTCGGGCGGATGGACGCCGAGGCCGCCGAGGGGGCGGTGCGGGCCGAGACCGACCGGGCCTTCCACGCGACGCTCTACCGGGGGCTCGGCAATCAGCTGCTCGGCGAGGTCCTGGAGGCGTTCTGGGACGCGTTCCACCGGGTGCGGACCGACCTCGTGGACGTACCGCAGGATCCGAAGGTGACGTGCCGGCAGCATCGGGAGATCCTCGACGCCGTGCGGTCCGGCGACACTCTCCGGGCCGAACAGGCCATTCGCGAGCACTTCGGGAATATCAGGACGAGGTTGGGCTCTCCCGCCCCAACTGCTGTCCCAAATCGCGTGTATGACCGGTAA
- a CDS encoding peptidoglycan-binding protein, which translates to MKNPAPASVAASDSASTSAPVFEEFEPPADCDCAGCVQLRNSRSGERPSRGAHRALLLAAAAGTALGSGSGSPALAAPAAEHGQVSPAGPAVPGGPARPAADEPDGHPQGGSSALHGRGEWKPAQARPTTRADIIKRAKQWVGTQVPYSMDRYWRDGYRQDCSGFVSMAWNLGRNEWTGSLDRYAVRIGRDQLKPGDILLFHNPDDPGKGSHVTIFGGWTDYTKAYYLAYEQARPHARKQATPYAYWSHSGRYTAYRYKALSSPAPTAGSDVTRRYPGSAAFGPGTHGTHITDLGRLLSGRGGARFYRSGPGPSWGDADRRATQAFQRAQGWTGRDADGLPGRLTWEYLVSGKGRDIPAAASAPAATSGASAASVRVPAYPGRAHFRPGQSNPYVELLGKRLVQRGFGKYYAQGPGPRWGEADRRNVEAFQRAQGWRGGAADGFPGPETWRRLFS; encoded by the coding sequence ATGAAGAATCCGGCTCCGGCGTCGGTTGCCGCTTCTGATTCGGCTTCCACATCCGCTCCGGTATTCGAAGAATTCGAACCTCCGGCTGATTGCGACTGCGCGGGCTGCGTCCAGCTGCGGAATTCCCGGTCCGGTGAAAGGCCCTCGCGCGGGGCGCACCGCGCGCTGCTGCTCGCGGCGGCCGCGGGCACGGCGCTCGGTTCCGGCTCCGGCTCGCCGGCCCTCGCGGCGCCGGCCGCCGAGCACGGGCAGGTCAGCCCGGCCGGGCCGGCCGTCCCGGGCGGTCCCGCCAGGCCCGCCGCGGACGAGCCCGACGGGCACCCGCAGGGCGGCTCCAGCGCACTGCACGGCCGCGGCGAATGGAAGCCCGCGCAGGCCCGGCCGACCACCCGCGCCGACATCATCAAGCGGGCCAAGCAATGGGTCGGCACGCAGGTGCCGTACAGCATGGACCGGTACTGGCGGGACGGCTATCGGCAGGACTGTTCGGGATTCGTCTCGATGGCCTGGAACCTCGGCCGCAATGAATGGACCGGAAGTCTCGACCGGTATGCCGTGCGCATCGGCCGGGATCAGCTCAAGCCCGGCGACATTCTGCTCTTCCACAATCCGGACGACCCGGGGAAGGGATCGCACGTGACCATTTTCGGCGGCTGGACCGACTACACGAAGGCCTATTACCTCGCCTATGAACAGGCCCGGCCGCACGCCCGCAAACAGGCCACGCCGTATGCATACTGGAGCCACTCCGGGCGCTATACCGCCTACCGCTACAAGGCCCTGAGCTCCCCGGCGCCGACCGCCGGCAGCGATGTCACCCGCCGCTATCCCGGCTCCGCCGCCTTCGGCCCCGGCACGCACGGCACGCACATCACCGATCTGGGGCGCCTGCTGAGCGGGCGCGGCGGGGCCCGCTTCTACCGCTCGGGTCCCGGCCCGTCCTGGGGCGACGCGGACCGCCGGGCGACGCAGGCGTTCCAGCGTGCGCAGGGCTGGACCGGGCGGGACGCGGACGGACTGCCGGGGCGGCTGACCTGGGAGTACCTGGTCAGCGGCAAGGGCCGGGACATCCCGGCGGCGGCCTCGGCCCCGGCTGCGACCTCCGGGGCGAGTGCCGCCTCGGTCCGGGTGCCCGCGTACCCGGGCAGGGCCCACTTCCGCCCGGGACAGTCCAACCCGTACGTCGAACTCCTCGGCAAGCGGCTCGTCCAGCGAGGGTTCGGCAAGTACTACGCGCAGGGCCCCGGTCCCCGCTGGGGCGAGGCGGACCGCCGCAACGTCGAGGCCTTCCAGCGCGCCCAGGGCTGGCGCGGCGGAGCGGCCGACGGCTTCCCCGGCCCGGAGACCTGGCGGCGCCTCTTCTCCTGA